The Rubidibacter lacunae KORDI 51-2 genome window below encodes:
- the crtD gene encoding C-3',4' desaturase CrtD: protein MPAAKRQRAIAIGGGIGGLTAGALLAKRGWDVTVYDRALVPGGCASTFKRRGFTFDVGATQVAGLEPGGIHHRIFAELGIELPAATPCDPACAVFLPGESEPINVWRDPERWEAERQRQFPGSEPFWQLLARLFDASWRFQTRDPVLPPRNLWDAWQLVAAVRPDTLATVPFALATVGDALHLYGLAGDRRLRTFLDMQLKLYSQVSAAETALLYAATALGVSQAPRGLFHLQGSMQVLSDRLVAALEKYGGRLCLRHTVERVHIDGVRVTGVTVCDRRTGATRNESADEVVANVTVGNLLQLLGRRDRPRSAPSRSRFDSARTLAALAAELQLRGYERRVDKLPTPSGGFVIYLGVEQRAIPEGCPPHLQFLYDYDGPVAEQNTLFVSVSKPGDGRAPDGKATIVASSFVEAAPWWCGSQADYEQRKQSFCDNALARLGDYFHLDAEAIVHQESATPRTFQHFTAREFGYVGGVGQRLATFGPFGFATRTPVRHLWLVGDSVHPGEGTAGVSYSALTVVRQIEALASRGKPRLNR, encoded by the coding sequence ATGCCAGCAGCAAAGCGGCAACGGGCGATCGCGATCGGCGGCGGCATTGGCGGACTAACGGCCGGCGCGCTGCTGGCCAAACGCGGTTGGGATGTCACCGTTTACGATCGGGCACTCGTGCCAGGGGGGTGTGCTTCAACGTTTAAGCGACGTGGCTTTACTTTTGATGTGGGCGCGACGCAAGTTGCTGGGCTCGAACCCGGGGGCATCCACCACCGCATCTTTGCCGAACTCGGCATCGAGCTACCGGCCGCAACCCCGTGCGATCCGGCTTGTGCGGTCTTTTTGCCAGGCGAGTCCGAACCGATTAACGTCTGGCGCGACCCCGAGCGCTGGGAAGCCGAGCGCCAGCGGCAATTTCCGGGCAGCGAGCCGTTTTGGCAACTGCTCGCGCGCTTGTTCGACGCCAGCTGGCGTTTCCAAACCCGCGATCCGGTTTTGCCACCCCGCAATCTGTGGGACGCGTGGCAGCTGGTCGCGGCCGTGCGACCCGATACTCTCGCGACCGTGCCCTTTGCCCTGGCAACTGTCGGCGATGCCCTACATCTATATGGACTGGCTGGCGATCGCCGCCTGCGGACGTTTTTGGACATGCAGCTCAAGCTCTACTCCCAGGTGAGTGCGGCGGAAACAGCGCTGCTTTATGCAGCAACGGCACTGGGCGTTTCGCAAGCGCCGCGCGGTCTGTTCCACCTGCAAGGCAGCATGCAGGTGCTGAGCGATCGCCTGGTTGCGGCCCTGGAAAAATACGGCGGTCGGCTTTGCCTGCGCCACACCGTCGAGCGCGTGCATATCGATGGCGTGCGGGTAACAGGCGTAACGGTGTGCGATCGGCGAACGGGTGCAACGCGGAACGAATCGGCTGACGAAGTCGTTGCTAACGTCACGGTGGGGAATTTGCTGCAGCTGCTCGGACGACGCGATCGCCCCCGTAGCGCCCCGTCTCGATCGCGATTCGACTCCGCTCGCACGCTTGCAGCTCTGGCTGCGGAGCTGCAACTGCGCGGCTACGAGCGGCGCGTTGACAAACTGCCGACACCATCCGGTGGGTTTGTGATTTACCTCGGCGTCGAACAACGCGCGATTCCCGAAGGGTGCCCGCCGCATCTGCAATTCCTATACGACTACGACGGGCCTGTTGCCGAGCAAAACACCTTGTTCGTCTCGGTCAGCAAACCCGGTGACGGTCGCGCCCCCGACGGCAAAGCCACGATCGTCGCGTCGTCTTTCGTCGAGGCGGCACCCTGGTGGTGCGGTTCGCAGGCCGATTACGAGCAGCGCAAGCAGTCGTTCTGCGACAACGCGCTCGCGCGCCTGGGCGACTATTTCCACCTCGATGCAGAGGCGATCGTCCACCAGGAATCCGCTACACCGCGAACGTTCCAACACTTCACCGCCCGCGAGTTCGGGTATGTAGGTGGGGTTGGGCAACGCCTTGCGACCTTCGGGCCATTTGGCTTTGCCACGCGCACGCCCGTCCGCCATCTTTGGCTTGTTGGCGACTCGGTGCATCCCGGTGAAGGTACGGCGGGTGTCAGTTACTCAGCGCTGACTGTCGTCCGACAGATCGAAGCGCTCGCCAGCCGAGGCAAGCCGCGTCTAAACCGATAG
- a CDS encoding 16S rRNA (cytosine(967)-C(5))-methyltransferase, whose protein sequence is MDTARFVAFRALEDIDRHGAYPDIALDRALRVSELTGSDRGLTCELVYGCVRRQRTLDAAIDWLGKLPAAKQPPDLRRVLHLGLYQLRYLDRVPGATAVNTSVELAKTCGLGKLSGVVNGMLRSYLRQCGKQGDPLPLPDDAIARLGTLYSFPDWIVQLWRDQHGLETAERLCAWFDRPPTLDLRVNLLRSTPSGVAAALDARGVKSDRVPGLPQALRLRGAGDIRLLPGFEGGWWSVQDAGAQLAAHFLDPQPEETIVDACAAPGGKTTHIAELMGDRGTVWACDRDARRLRKVEANAARLRLGSIRVATGDFRATETLSEIAPGSVDRVLVDAPCSGLGTLHRRADLRWRQSPEASVELAALQVELLAAAATWVKPGGILVYATCTVHPAENDDAIAIFCERHPHWQLQPPPDDNPAAPFIAPEGWVKILPCDRNMDGFFLARLQRAE, encoded by the coding sequence ATGGATACCGCCCGCTTCGTTGCTTTCCGCGCCCTTGAAGACATCGACCGCCACGGGGCCTATCCCGACATTGCCCTCGATCGCGCCCTGCGCGTCTCCGAGCTGACCGGCAGCGATCGCGGCTTGACCTGCGAGCTGGTCTACGGCTGCGTGCGGCGACAACGCACCCTCGATGCGGCAATTGACTGGCTTGGCAAGCTCCCGGCTGCCAAGCAACCGCCCGACTTGCGCCGCGTGCTGCATCTGGGGTTATATCAACTGCGCTACCTCGATCGCGTGCCGGGCGCGACGGCCGTAAACACGAGCGTCGAACTGGCAAAAACCTGTGGGCTCGGCAAACTGTCCGGGGTCGTCAACGGCATGCTGCGTAGCTACCTGCGTCAGTGCGGCAAGCAAGGCGATCCGCTGCCCCTACCCGACGACGCGATCGCGCGGCTGGGGACGCTATATAGCTTTCCCGACTGGATCGTGCAGTTGTGGCGGGACCAACACGGGTTGGAGACCGCCGAACGCCTGTGCGCCTGGTTCGACCGCCCGCCGACGCTGGATTTGCGCGTCAACCTGCTCCGCAGCACCCCCAGTGGCGTTGCCGCCGCCCTAGACGCGCGCGGCGTGAAGAGCGATCGCGTCCCGGGGCTGCCCCAAGCACTGCGCCTGCGGGGGGCGGGCGACATCCGCTTGCTACCGGGGTTCGAGGGCGGGTGGTGGTCGGTGCAGGATGCGGGCGCGCAGCTGGCCGCGCACTTCCTCGACCCGCAACCCGAGGAAACCATCGTCGATGCCTGTGCGGCACCTGGCGGCAAAACCACCCACATTGCCGAGTTGATGGGCGATCGCGGGACAGTGTGGGCCTGCGATCGCGACGCCCGGCGCTTGCGAAAAGTCGAAGCCAACGCCGCGCGCCTGCGGTTGGGTAGCATCCGCGTCGCTACCGGCGACTTCCGCGCCACCGAAACCCTAAGCGAAATCGCGCCCGGTTCGGTCGATCGCGTTTTGGTCGACGCACCCTGTTCGGGCTTGGGCACGCTGCACCGGCGGGCCGACCTCCGCTGGCGGCAGTCGCCCGAGGCGAGTGTGGAATTGGCAGCCCTGCAAGTCGAGTTACTCGCCGCTGCCGCAACCTGGGTTAAACCCGGCGGCATCTTGGTTTACGCTACCTGCACCGTGCATCCGGCTGAAAACGATGACGCGATCGCGATCTTCTGCGAGCGCCACCCCCACTGGCAACTTCAGCCCCCCCCGGATGACAACCCCGCCGCCCCGTTTATCGCTCCTGAAGGCTGGGTGAAGATCTTGCCGTGCGATCGCAACATGGACGGTTTTTTTCTGGCGCGCCTGCAGCGCGCGGAATAA
- a CDS encoding response regulator transcription factor, giving the protein MTPPAKILVVEDEVKLAHFIELELKYEGYEVVVASDGLAGLAAAREANPDLVVLDWMLPGVSGLEICRRLRMTSNKVPIVLLTAKDDVSDRVAGLDAGADDYVVKPFSIEELFARIRAHLRRTQEEETDVLEFTDLHLNTSTREVYRGARSIELTAKEFDLLEYLLSHPRQVLTRDQIIERVWGYDFVGDSNIIEVYIRYLRLKLEADGEKRIIQTVRGVGYVLRE; this is encoded by the coding sequence ATGACACCGCCTGCCAAGATTCTGGTTGTCGAGGACGAGGTTAAGCTCGCGCACTTTATCGAGCTGGAGCTGAAATATGAAGGCTATGAAGTCGTGGTCGCTAGCGATGGATTAGCGGGTCTGGCAGCTGCCCGAGAAGCCAACCCCGACCTCGTAGTCCTCGATTGGATGCTGCCGGGCGTATCGGGCTTGGAGATTTGCCGTCGCCTGCGCATGACGAGCAATAAGGTCCCGATCGTGTTGCTGACCGCCAAAGATGACGTGAGCGATCGCGTGGCGGGACTCGACGCTGGTGCCGATGATTATGTCGTCAAACCCTTCAGCATTGAAGAGCTGTTTGCCCGCATCCGCGCGCACCTGCGCCGCACTCAGGAAGAGGAAACTGACGTCCTGGAGTTTACCGATTTACACTTGAACACCAGCACGCGCGAGGTGTATCGCGGCGCGCGCAGCATCGAATTGACCGCGAAGGAATTCGACTTGCTGGAATATCTGCTATCGCACCCGCGCCAGGTTCTCACCCGCGACCAAATCATCGAGCGGGTATGGGGCTACGACTTCGTTGGCGACTCGAATATCATCGAAGTCTACATCCGCTACCTCCGCCTCAAACTGGAAGCCGATGGCGAGAAGCGCATAATCCAAACCGTACGCGGAGTCGGATACGTCCTGCGCGAGTAG